The following is a genomic window from Raphanus sativus cultivar WK10039 unplaced genomic scaffold, ASM80110v3 Scaffold0545, whole genome shotgun sequence.
tagctGTCTCAAAAACGGGAATGTTGGTGTTGAAATCTGTTTCTTCTGGTAAATTGCAGGGTTTTGGATCGTTGTTTTTGCTACTTGCTAGTGGTGTTTATGTCTGATCATCCCTCTTACTCAAATACTATCATCCCCTCTAGTTTCAGTGAACAAAAGaacatctttttttctttctgtccAACATATCAGAGTTATGAATGTTAAGACTTCAACTATATCTTTTAATGTAAACGGAATTTGAATGTGGCCACTATTAGAACAGCGTTTGCGTCAGTCAAgtttatcaatttatatatattctaccAAGATTGAGAagaatattttagcaaaaaaaaaaaagattgagaaGAATATGTTAGCTTGATTGAAAGCAAAACTATCAAAAACGGGTTACGTATATTTTGTAAGGGAAGTGATGATtctgatttttcttctttaattcaAACGTTACACAACTTTTAGGTTgtagaaataaaacaaattttcagTGAGCATAACTAAAAAATTTACAACGTGGGTCGACTTCCACTGGAACGTAGTTGGAAGTGTGGAACCATGGACTATTGTCACTGTTTCTGGTAATTGTGAAAGTATCAGTGAAGGTGGTACATTGCAGGTGCTTTTAACTTTCTCGGTAAAAATGAAAACTTGTTCtattataattaagttttagaGATACGGGGGATGAGTGACTTGATTTACAGACCGGAAGATGAAGTACTGACAGAGCAAGATAACTTTTAAGTCACATGTGTTCTCATGTGTCTCAGAGACTTGAGGAAGCGATCCCGTGACACTATTAGTACGTTGCTGCGGTGGTTTAGGTGTGTCGTTTTTTGTGAGGACAGTTGGTTCATGCATGCGGTTTATGTGTTAGTTTTGCCAATAAAGTATTTGGTTTATGTAGGCCAGCAATTCATAACATTGACAGGTTTATCACTTCTTGAATCAGTTAGGGTTCTTGATCCTGTTTAGTCACGTTAATCGTAGGTACGTATCTTACTCTTGGGTTCAACCATAGTTGTGAATCTGAACTTAGTGAAACAGAACCGAGTTTAATTAACAGATTGAAATccatattttgaaaacattaccACCCATGTTTTACAGAACCGTCAGTTACATTTCCGACAACAAAATGAAGATAgaagtttggtttggttcttcACCTCTTTCCggtttcattttaattaaaaaaacggTTCTGAACAAACCAGGTTGAACCGGGACAACCCACTAGTCCGACAGTCTACAGAGCTGAGTTGTTGTGCAATCTTAAGAACTGAGATCTATGCATTTGCCGACAATTCGGATATTTATTGCAGAATATCTTCTGGTAGATTCTCTCTCGCTCTAGTTTTAAAACATCTCCGAAGGTGTAATAGTACTGAACCTTTCATGGGGTTCTGACGAATCTGAACATTAAATACACTAGTCATTCATAGATCCATGACCATCACATTAGCTCCTATTGGCTTTGTTGGGTTCTTATTATTGATTCAGTTCAGCTATAACCAAACAAGAAACCTTGTGTGTCGACGCATACAAACACACATACGTACCGCACAAACATGTCTTGAGTTTTGCATGTGTATGtcaaattatttgtttagaaAAGAGGAGACAAAGTTGTGGCTCAAAAACTATATGTCCACAGAAAAAGTTGTGGCTCAAAAACTATATGTCCATAGGTTATGTCCTTCTTAATTCCTAGCCACTAAAACCATTTTCTTTTGTCTCTGGTTCATTGTTTTAACATTCTTGATATCTCCCCATCCACcgattaatattatatttgaaaccGATCATTTGTATACTGCACAAACTAATCCGGCCGGATCCTTATTTTTTGCTTGAACACATAGGTTCACCAAAATAGAACTAGGCCCTGCTCGTTTGTACATCTGAAAGATGCATTCAGATGGTCCATCTAGATGTCTTATCCAGATGCTCCACTTAGGTGTTGTTCGTCTCTGCATTTCGTTTATCCATCCAGATGAATCATCTGAATGCAACtatgtttgtttgcttttttcaACTTACATTTACATCAAGATGAActtgttactaaaataattaaaatagacttgtttctaaatttttggcggaaaattgtattttcccggttttgacgacaaattgtgtttttcgagttttgacgggaaattgcattttcggtttgccggaaattacgtttttcggcgagaaattgcgttttctcggttttggtagaaaagtgtgttttccagttttggTGAGAAATTGCGTTTTACCGGTTTTGGCGGAACATTGCGTTTTCCCGGCTTTGAccagaaattgcgtttttccggtttacACGAGAAATTTCGTTTTTCGGTTTcggcgggaaattacgtttttacggttttggcgggaaattgtttaTTTCCGGTTTTGATGAAATATTGTGTGTTTTccagttttgacgggaaattgcgatTTTAGTTTTGCcgagaaattgcatttttcggcgagaaattgcgttttctcgTTATTGGTGGGAAAGtgtatttttccggttttggcaagaaattgcgtttttccggttttggctgGATATTGTGTTTTCCCGATTTGGTCAGAAaatgcgtttttccggttttcacgagaaatttcgtttttcggttttggcgggaaattacgttttccggttttggttggaaattgtgtgttttccggttttgacgggaaatggcgttttccgattttggcggaaaattatgttttccggttttgactgGAAATTGtggtttctcggttttggcgggaaattatattttccagttttggcgggaaattgtgatTTCTTGGTTTTGGCTTGAAAGTGTGTGTTTTTTGATTTTgccgagaaattgtgttttccggttttggcgagaaattgcctttttctgattttgacgaacgattttggcgggaaattatgttttccggttttggcgaaaTTATCTTTTCCcgattttgacgagaaattgtgtttttcaattttgaccggaaattgcatttttggaTTTGgcgagaattttttttgttttgacaaaaaaatatcaaatttttggTGAAGACTCACCTTCATCCATATGCTCCGTGAAGACTCACCCTCATTTGGATGAGAATTTGAGATGAGTTTTCATAAATGCAGTTGGGTGATCCATCTGGATGTAGCATTTTAATGTACAAAACGAACATCAACTTGCATCTTCACCCAGATGGATCACCCAGGTGAGCAAACGAACATCAACCTATTGTTCTTTCTTCAGGATAAAGATGTGTGTGTGGTGAACCAATAGAGCATAaagcttattattattattattttataatcgGGGGTATCCGAGAATCTTCTCGAGACCTAACCAATTAGTTTCCTGAGGACTGACCACCAGCACCAGTCAGACCCGATTGCTCGTAAGGGAATTAGATACCCTTGCCTAGCTTATTTAGAGTGCAGAGCTTGTATAAATGAATACAACGCATCTATGGTTTGCGTATTTAATGTATGAGCATGTAACACGTGATAACCTTCGACTGTGTCATTATCAAGCTTTGAAGATCTAAGTAAAGTCCTAGAGTCACGGGAAATACCATAGTAGCTAGAGTTTTTGGAGCTCAAGATTTTGACTTTCATTCAacttagatatttatatatctacacAAACACTATATGCATAGTGACATTTCCAAGTACCAAGTGTCAATTTTGTATCTATCTATATCTTTTGGTATCTGTAAATTACTATATCTTAGTTTGAAAACATGATTGCTTTGTTTAAAATTGTTTGCAAGATTGTTGACTAACCTTCTATATCACCACAAATCCATTTGATTTTCACTCATGTGTATATGGAACAACACGCTCACTTATTCAATAGCCATCTTGATTTAAACTTAtcctaaaataataataaaaatgcatATCCTGTTATATATTGATCACAGATCCTGCGAAAATCGCTTTTCTTCTGTTTGAACTTATGCATTTATgtccacacacacacacatttttttcaataataGTGGTGAAGGTTGCTCATTTGAATATATTGTTTCTAATATATCGGGAGCGAAATTCATtttaatactatatattaaaattatagttttgaaaattaaaggaaaaaaaGTTTATAGTTTTGATTCTTCTGTACGTCAAAGTACATAGAGATCAccgtaattatatattttagttaataaCTCAAAGTTGATTCTCGGAGAGAGCCAGAACTTCAGGACGTGCAAACTCAACAACCGACTAAAGCCTTCACAAGATTTTGTCTTCGTGctttgattttgttaattattttttcacattttcgaaaattaatcaatatttgGCAAGAGTAGTATTAGAATAAGggtctgactggtgtaaccgcagcggttgcgatTGCGGTTGCGgaagtttgcgggtgcgggtggttgcggttttaagcgttttctagagatttgtacgactggtatagctgttagaaattgttgtatttgcgggactcttatgactggtaaactaccaaacacaacatctgttaaataataatttaacaatatttacattttatgtaattataaaaatattaaaaatcataataatatgatagatattaatttatatttataaaatcatattattcaattttaaaaatttatagaaaatattttagttttgaatttttataatataaattgaaatataatatgaatacattttacaatttctattatttcaattgaaaatttttattggatatttttagtattatttttatttattctgtttttaaaggaaaaaaatttaccttcccgcaaccgcccgcaaccgcaaatgCTAGCTGGaatcagcttttgattttaagaggttcggagcggtttgaagcgatttgtagcgttttctatgattgtttcgatacgccaacaaccgctatgaaccgcaaaagctgcgtttgcgggtggtaccgggaaaaccagtcagcacctAAATGGCTTTTCGGAAAATACTCGTGTTGCATTCcttaacagaaaaaaacatattttttcatGTTCTGATTTATATATAAGCGACATGATAGATTACGGATCTGCACTATCTTTGATGAAGATCCATTTTTGTGTATAGTGCAAAAAAAGAGTTGATATAATTAATATCAGCTAAAGTAAGATAGATTTGCAATAATAAATTcactaaaagaaaaaagtttgatCGATCTTAAAGGAAAATCTTCGTTAAAGATCCTTTCTTCATGAACATATTCGCTTAAGGAATTAGTTGATCATCTTGTATTCGTGTTATGATGATTGTCTACAAGTTCTAAGGGTAAAAAGCAAAAGGAAAGCATATTTTAACATCTTTATATTCTCCACTGCATGTATATAATATAACGTCGATTAGATATCTTACAAGTTTCAACATCAAACAACAGTATTTAAGCGAAAACACATCAAGTAAACAGTTATTCTTCCAAGAAAAAGTTAACCTTGAAATGAAGTAGATAATAcgtatgacaaaaaaaaagtagagaagaactctcaagttttttttttttggtctaaagaACTCTCAAGTTTGTAATGTCTTGATCGTTTTCCTAAGCTAATCTCAcgtttctagttttttttttcatgatgCACTGCcgaataaactaaaatatattttgacgACAGAGATaattccttcttctttttttgaaaagagaTATATATAGATAATCTGATTTGTTTCAAATACAATATTTCGGAAAATGAGATATTATcatgatatttaattttagttacatgtttatatgattttttgttgTGGTGTTTATATGATAATACGGAATCGTATTACGGATCATATATTTTTGCTACGTTcgatttaataattaaaaaaaaatacattctaTAGAAACTATAGGTTTTGATGGTATAAAAGAAGTCaaattaatgattttaggtttgtatcatatttttcagAATCTGAGACTGATTAGGATGATTGTCACCATGTAGCTAGCTGCATGCATATACGcatatgtaaattaaatgagatatatacaattatattaAGATAGATCGTAGAATGATGACACAATGGTCGATTAAAAGGGTATCCAATCAAAGGCGGATCAGTAGCACTGACTCATAATTTGATCTTGTGGGCCGTTCCTCTGCCATCTTCTTTCGTACCTGTGACCTCACTCTTTTCCagaaattataatttctatctattatcaaaataaagttaaataaaCAAAGAGAATTACATCTAAAATTGTTCAAAGATGCAGGAAAAGAAAGACAGATACGTGTTACTAGAAAGAAAAGACAGAAACGTATGTAAGCACATCGCTATAAATAGCGACACGTTTATGGTACGTTGAACATGTTTCGCAACATGCAAATCCGTTCATCACCAATTCACTATATAAATTCGTTGGTCGAAGTTGAACCGTCTCTAAAACTCAAAAATGGTTCTGTTAATATTTTGTGTTCATATATTCAAGGTGCGTCTCTCGTAGACCAAATAGtagtagaataaaaaaaaagaagatgatagcAGATCAATTAAAgatataatatacttttttcccctttttgataaaatattcataaattagTGAGAGGATAGGTGGGCTTCGAGGTGACTTGAAATCTAATTGACATGAATTTCTTTGGACATGAGTGTTTTTGTGATACTGATActaataatttcatatttatttatttatttaaacagtTAATGGATGCTGAAAAAACAGTACTTGGTGGATAACTAAACCTAGCTTGAATGTAATCAGTAATGATCACTAGTTTACAAATTACATGGTCAGTTTTATCAAAATGTTCATTAGATttcaaaaaagttattttaagaCATTAATATCATATAAACCATGTAAACAAAAAGTCATTGTAAAATCATTGTAAAATTACCgccattttttatatatttttttatatttttgaatactCTCGACTACACATcacatgataaaatattatgtagCAATGTAGAATcgtataataatttaaataaatttacaaataaaatatctcAACTCGCTTTCGGACACAACACTCTGTCTCTCTTATAAATGTTCTGTCAAAGTAATCTCTCTTCCATTCATTCACCCTCTCCGCTCTCCTTCCCCCAAAACAAAACCTCTCCTCTTTATCTATCGTTTCACTGATACCACACACACAACCGACAGAGAGACAGCAATGACGAAAAAACCGAGAATCGTGATCATCGGAGCCGGGATGGCCGGTCTCACGGCGGCGAACAAGCTCTACACTCACTCCAACGACACCTTCGACCTCTCCGTCGTGGAAGGCGGGTCCAGAGTCGGCGGGAGGATCAACACCTCAGAGTTCTCCTCCGAGAGGATCGAGATGGGTGCCACGTGGATACACGGCATCGGCGGAAGCCCCGTTTACAGAATCGCCGAGGAGACCGGTTCTCTCGTCTCCGACGAGCCGTGGGAATGCATGGACCCCACCGTCGATAAAGCCAGAACGTTTGCTGAAGGCGGCTTCGAGGTTGACCCTTCCATCGTCGAGCCTATCTCTGGACTGTTCAACGCTCTCATGGAGTTGGCTCAGgggaaagaagagaaagagaccTCTCAAAACGACAGCGTTTTCGGATCGGGTGGTATTTACGAGAATGCCACTAGTGTTGGGTCGTTCTTGAAGTCTGGTTTCGATGCTCACCGTAGCAATGGTGGAGAAGGGTATTATGGGACGTGGAGCAGACGCTCGCTTGAAGAAGCCGTTTTCGCGATGTTTAGCAACACGCAGAGGACGTACACGTCAGCAGATGATCTCACGACGCTTGACTACGCGGCGGAGAGCGAGTACCAGATGTTTCCAGGGGAAGAGACCACTATAGCCAAAGGCTACGTGAGCGTGATTCATCACTTGGCCTCTGTTCTTCCTCGAGGTGTTATCCAGCTGAACCGGAAGGTCACGAAGATCGAGTGGGAGAGTTGCGAAGAGGAGGGTCCTGTGAAGGTGCATTTCTCTGATGGGTCTGTTGTGTCTGCCGATCATGTTGTTGTTACGGTCTCTTTAGGTGTGCTTAAGGCAGGGATCGAGAGTGATGATGGATTGTTTAGTCCTCCTTTGCCTGAGTTCAAATCAGACGCTATCAAGAGGTTAGGTTATGGTGTCGTCAACAAGCTCTTTGTGGAAGTGTCTGAAAGAAACTTCCCATCTCTGCAGCTTGTGTTTGAACCGGAGGATTCCGAGTTTAGGTTTGTGAGAATCCCATGGTGGATGAGGAGAACCGCGACTATAGCCCCAATCCATAGCAATTCAAAGGTCTTGCTTTCTTGGTTCGCAGGCAAAGAAGCGCTCGAGCTTGAGAGACTAACCGATGAGGAGATTATAGATGGTGTCTTGACAACTATCTCTTGCTTGACAGGCAAGGAAGTGAGAAAGGACACTGATGCTAAGCCCTTGGTAAATGGCCATGTGAATGGTAATGATGAAGAAGTCTTGAGAATCACAAAGGTCTTGAAGAGCGAATGGGGAGGAGATCCTCTGTTCCGAGGCTCGTATTCTTATGTGGCCGTTGGATCAAGCGGTGATGACCTAGATGCCATGGCTGAGCCATTGCCAAGGGTTAACAAGAAGGGTGGTCAGGTCAAGTGTCATGATCAAGCCGAGGTTCATGAGCTTCAAGTCTTGTTTGCTGGGGAAGCAACACATAGAACACATTACTCCACAACTCATGGAGCTTACTATAGTGGTTTAAGGGAAGCCAATAGGCTTCTTAAGCAttacaaaatatgatttttgaGTGTTAatcttaagaaaatattttggggTCATTATGTTTAGATAAGATTAATTAGTTTTTTgtaagatatttaaattttttgtttgtttacttccaatttttttttctcttaaattataaaagttataaagCACCTCCCAATCTAAAAAGCAAGTGTCTTCCTCGATGAGTTCCAGGGGGACAAAGgatattatttgagaaacatAAAGAAAGTTAAAAAAGAAAGCAGGATACAAAGATGTATAATGGAATTTGCATctacctttgttttttttgtttttataaccGCGGGATCCGCCGACCGAGGTCAATCGACTGATCCCACGAAGTCAATCACTGATTCCACGAGGTCAATTGACTGATCCCACGAGATCCACGTAATTCCAGGTTttcttgcgatttaacgctaACCTGAATGACCGCCGCAAGTCAAACCCATGCAACACTATCTCTTTGACGCTTACCACTTGGTCACCTTAAAGTggttttttctataatttaatttgttttgaaattttcaatattttgaatcaaaattattaaaataaaaaattgttatttaaatcaaaactatacacttttttgacaaaaaaactaCACAAAATTGCTTGAttctttaaacaaaataaatggtATGAAATTGGAAGAggaaataacaaaagaaaaaagcttAGGATGCTCCCTGCCTATaaatattactccctctgtttcataacaAGTGTCACtctaaattcatttttttgttatacaaagagtgtcactttacaattctaatgtaaattatactaactttcagctgaaaattaattgtaaactgcattgattttataaataattttatttatctaaaatattattggtcatagaagtataattaattacaatttacatatatttcaacaactttcttaacttgtgtgaaaaatgtcacaacgacactctttgaaaaacggagggagtaaaatatatacaaacaacCCTAAGAGATTCTTAAGTTTTATTTTGTGTGGTGAGGCTTTGATGGACAGGATCCACCGAACCTGCCTAGTTTCCCGCTTAAAAACCAATATTGTATATATGAGCAGTTTTACATTTATGTTGCAAGTTTTATATACATATGAGAtcgaaaacaaattaaaatccGAGATTTAACGATCGTTGAATTTGATGAAACAATTGAGTCTacagttttatttatattaagatTTGAGTGATGGAAACTATTGTTGCATTTTTGCTTGTCACCACAATTTCTATAACATAAATCATAGATGAAAACATTGAGAGAGTGGTATCACGTGGACGAGTCTTTCTATTTACACTAGGACTAAGTGATTAACTGTCTTTACGCCCACATATTCATTATTATCATATATGCAGAAGTATGCAACATGGTCCTATAAAAGGGCatcaacatatattaaaaagaaaaaaaacaaatatatagagagGTGAATGGTCATGATCATCTTCATATTGGTTCCCGAatcatttgatttgattcaacATTTATGTACAATGTGTAATGAACATGTGGTAGTTGTAGGGTCTGTCTAACCAATTTGCTTTACATATGTATATCTTTAATTTCTTGTTCTTCTAATTTGGTTTTAGTGTCCCTACTTTACTTTGTAAAGATAACACCCCAATCAGTTTTACAATTTATTAATATGCTTTCAAACATTCATATTGTCTAAGCAAATAAAACGTGATGGAAGGGCTTATTTACTAAACGAATTCCGTTGAGAAACTAAGCATACATACAAGTATACAACCATTAACATTCACATAACATACCGGGATCTCGATCGTGACATGCTTTGtccaatttaaaagaaaaagaagaccAAAATCCCATGTGTTTTCTAACAAAATATCAACTACTCAAGTGGGCTTTAATTttgtatagtatatattttgcaaaaaaaaaaaaaatacattactcctatgaaaattttagttatttgaaGTATTTTACgttatttttaccttttttcttttttttctaggACTCAgattttactttaattttattggaaGTGAACGAATAATTAACTTTTGAAATATATCAAAATTCACATCTTACATCAACGTATATAGTCCATAATCTATTTTGTAACAGTTAGATTCTCGTTTCTACATGAACTATAATGATTATGTCAATTCCAGATAGTCCATCATAATCAATAATTCTCCCTTCCAATCATGCGAGAAGAAAACAATAAGTCGCGATTGGATTAACAAAATTTATGTGTTTTTGGGAAAACAAATCCATTTTTTCTTGCAGATAATTTTTTGATTGttagaatttaaatattaaaaatgctACTAGGAATAGTCAAAATACAGGCATTCAATCTCATATGCTCCAAGATTGTTTGGATCCTCCTCAGTCTTTGTCTTATAAATTTTACTACACGTAATTAAAGAAAATGACAGTATatgttatagttttttttttgaatttaaatatatgttatagtTATATGTCCCGTTCACAACATAAATTGTTTTCAGTAGTTTATATAATgccattaggtttttcagtagTTTATATAATGTcattaaaatacttatattttaaaatgtttacatTTCTGTGTGTTTTAGATAtttctattattaaaatttttaatttcagttttaAATTTGTGGTTAGAAATGGAtaccctttttttttgtgcaaaatgttattttaattaattaaccaATAACGAGATCCATATAATTGGAAAGTAAAGTGTCTTTTGCAATGGCACCATGCTATTGATTTCTttagaacaaaaacaaaagtagtTGAATCAATGTTTTTGTTGGTATACGAAATATATCATAAAGAATACTATGGAACTCTTTTGTATGTGACTCTGAATTGATTGGTTTGATTAGCTAATGTAAATTTAAAGTGGTTAAAAAGTTGTTAAAAgcttgttcaaaaaaaaaatttgttaaaagcTTACTCCTAGCTCAATGAAGGGTTAGATGTACTGCCAAAGCTTCTGGCATTAATGGTGATCAGATCTTAGTGTTGATTCTGTAAGTTGTAGTACACATTCGTCACATCCAGAAATCTTAATTCTATTATTGGTTTTAATAATATCCGATTCGTACGTATATTTCTGATGTTTTTGTTCCAACatgtttattatattgtttgtaTAGTCAATTCATAGAGAGCTATCCAATTGGACTCCACTCTATTATTGTGAAACAATTTGATTTGCTTTCTATTGCTAAAGATAACAAGAATGCCCCACTTGCTGTCTTTTTCCAAATtagtaaaaatagaataaataaacactatgtatatatatatatatgttgatatatttttttagttgaaaatcgattgctttttttttgtaacttaaatcGATTGTTTTTGCTACCTTACTAGTTTTTTGTTGTCAAGATCCATTCTAATTCAACCACGAATCGGCCTGGTCACTCTTGAAAATTCAAAGATGTATTAATATTATTTCTTCCTCAAGACAATTATGCACTTACCTTTACCTGTAAAACAACAATATATTCCAATTAACATGATTTTTAATGAGCTTGTGTGTATGGCTGTGCTATTTAACGATTAATCGATTATGCATGTTTAACCACTAAGCAACAGCTTTTATTAGAAACAACAAACAGGTATGGCATGTTAAAGTTACTAATACGGCATGTTATTTGTCTCGGTAACCAGAAGCTAACTTTAAGGACATCTCCATGtccaactttattttttatttcaaaattgaaTAAAAGTGAATGTGGAGTAGAAGATACTCCAATtctattgtattttttaattttataataaattttatttctgaagtaatctatattttttgtttgttcatcaaTTTACTATAGAGTGAGAAATATAATGGAGTTAgaacatttttatttcatattcatttaATGGAATTTTATATTGGAAATTCTCTTAAGGATCAATACACACAAGTGATCCACATTAGTGTGTTTGTCACTACTTTCTTTTATCAAATATCGCTAAAACCTTTAATGCCACATA
Proteins encoded in this region:
- the LOC108848433 gene encoding probable polyamine oxidase 5 is translated as MTKKPRIVIIGAGMAGLTAANKLYTHSNDTFDLSVVEGGSRVGGRINTSEFSSERIEMGATWIHGIGGSPVYRIAEETGSLVSDEPWECMDPTVDKARTFAEGGFEVDPSIVEPISGLFNALMELAQGKEEKETSQNDSVFGSGGIYENATSVGSFLKSGFDAHRSNGGEGYYGTWSRRSLEEAVFAMFSNTQRTYTSADDLTTLDYAAESEYQMFPGEETTIAKGYVSVIHHLASVLPRGVIQLNRKVTKIEWESCEEEGPVKVHFSDGSVVSADHVVVTVSLGVLKAGIESDDGLFSPPLPEFKSDAIKRLGYGVVNKLFVEVSERNFPSLQLVFEPEDSEFRFVRIPWWMRRTATIAPIHSNSKVLLSWFAGKEALELERLTDEEIIDGVLTTISCLTGKEVRKDTDAKPLVNGHVNGNDEEVLRITKVLKSEWGGDPLFRGSYSYVAVGSSGDDLDAMAEPLPRVNKKGGQVKCHDQAEVHELQVLFAGEATHRTHYSTTHGAYYSGLREANRLLKHYKI